One window of the Daphnia pulex isolate KAP4 chromosome 8, ASM2113471v1 genome contains the following:
- the LOC124199434 gene encoding uncharacterized protein LOC124199434: MTEQPSRPSPEDELEEEEEATLTTVRTAAWIKAARTKRRTLRQQITSTGRRIETLVQSRGSRGAILGLIRHFDELLLRASHLQTELTSVEEDEEAERQDTLHLTYVTRVGETTEYARSYLASREGEAASVVGLGGNVPAAPAVSPSEIQRREQARLEEIANAQRRCDEAREQANRVWEECEAAQAALRQLSGRPAEPDQHSSVSQQLPDANPLANEWLARQRRINNISNLNNNISNLNNNNNNQETPDDWIDQYSAGLLPPISNNLSARSAVSAELASFQGKALEWFEWIDLFRALVHDTPKSPGEKLALLKRYLKDECLDVVYGLGGGESAYIQALVRLKETYGRRDVMRAAHLQALDRLELKGEAGAFKRFAEKVRSHLFDLNRIGETSTADVIEKICLKLNLQDRLVWNEERHGRLERRSLNDFGTWLCSRASAYQNAYSIAASQANSSAPVNEGFTQRRTRTHQASTKTHEGGSSTQSSKPFCFKCEKSHRLADCEDFKALPVGEKIHFCMRRRLCFNCFSCKHSVRECPTGQPCKYADCRFIHHPLLHGPEELPVKIVHPSTARAERNQRVALGMLRLQVQGNDGSWCSANIFADEGSDTTLVRSAFATALQIRGSPQVLTVDGAGGVVTSYPSELIHFQVRAESGEIVTLEGSTMQKVASPAPTTDWSKEKMRWPHLLDLPVGEVGGEVDVLIGTDHLHLLAARESREGEDYEPIASRTRLGWIIRGVTDRDARALAVRSFIISGRTQLDLLTSEMRRFCDTEAFGTEYRQGCLSPDNQRAMAFVKEKPDWSKIPITPRHIPQLCELVDRFPSPVRQCQEDSFLEELHRLRMKKPLYSTSSLLALAPILGEDCLLRLGGRAGRARLPYDQLHSPFLLGRHPLTEKIEELPKFMQASRIKWTFQPPRTPRSGGAHESLVKSTKRALYNSLEQEKGAFHHPTEDVLHTLLYEVAGLLNTRPLTYASSDPSDFRPLTPNDFLNRAPTAYPPAGQYDDAQPRDHYRYLQRSLNLFWDIWKTVYLQSLAARKKWKIRRPNLEIGDVVLEINKGFGRGVWSIGHVVQTFPGPDGCVRAVDVQLPSRIFRRGITELCLLETSSAVPASGEDVSAKSQ, encoded by the coding sequence TTGACATCAGTGGAAGAGGACGAGGAGGCCGAGCGTCAAGATACCCTGCACCTCACATACGTCACTCGAGTTGGCGAGACCACCGAATACGCCCGATCTTACTTGGCCAGCAGGGAAGGAGAAGCCGCTTCCGTGGTTGGTTTAGGTGGCAATGTTCCAGCCGCCCCTGCCGTCTCACCATCGGAGATTCAACGTCGCGAGCAAGCTCGCCTAGAAGAGATAGCCAACGCCCAGAGGAGGTGTGACGAGGCCCGGGAACAAGCGAATCGAGTCTGGGAAGAATGTGAAGCAGCACAAGCGGCCCTAAGACAGCTAAGCGGCCGACCAGCAGAACCAGACCAACACTCTTCCGTCAGCCAACAATTACCAGATGCAAATCCCTTGGCCAACGAATGGCTCGCACGGCAACGGCGcatcaacaacatcagcaatctgaacaacaacatcagcaatctgaacaacaacaacaacaatcaagaaACACCCGACGATTGGATTGATCAATACAGCGCCGGCCTGCTACCTCCCATCTCCAACAACCTTTCTGCTCGTTCTGCTGTCTCGGCGGAACTCGCATCTTTCCAAGGGAAGGCTTTGGAGTGGTTCGAATGGATCGACCTCTTTCGTGCCCTCGTTCACGACACGCCCAAATCGCCCGGGGAGAAATTGGCTCTCTTGAAGCGATACCTGAAAGACGAATGTCTCGACGTCGTGTACGGTTTAGGTGGTGGCGAGTCGGCCTATATTCAAGCGTTGGTGCGCCTAAAGGAGACTTATGGACGACGCGACGTCATGAGAGCCGCACATCTTCAAGCTCTCGACCGACTGGAGCTGAAGGGAGAAGCTGGAGCGTTTAAAAGATTCGCCGAAAAGGTCCGTTCCCACCTGTTCGATCTCAACCGGATTGGAGAGACGTCCACAGCCGACGTGATCGAGAAGATCTGTCTGAAACTGAACCTTCAAGACCGACTCGTGTGGAACGAAGAGCGTCACGGCCGCCTGGAGAGGAGGAGTCTAAACGATTTTGGGACTTGGCTCTGTTCGAGGGCGTCAGCTTACCAAAATGCGTACAGTATCGCTGCCAGTCAAGCAAACTCATCGGCTCCCGTGAATGAAGGTTTCACCCAGCGTCGAACAAGAACTCATCAAGCGTCTACAAAGACGCACGAAGGTGGTTCCAGCACGCAATCTAGCAAACCCTTTTGCTTTAAATGTGAGAAGAGTCATCGGCTAGCAGACTGCGAGGACTTCAAGGCGCTTCCCGTTGGAGAGAAGATACATTTCTGCATGAGAAGACGACtctgttttaattgttttagttGCAAACATTCTGTTCGTGAATGTCCTACTGGCCAGCCATGCAAATACGCCGACTGTCGTTTTATCCATCACCCGTTGCTGCACGGCCCAGAGGAATTGCCCGTCAAAATCGTCCATCCATCTACAGCTCGAGCGGAGAGAAATCAACGAGTGGCGCTTGGGATGCTGCGATTGCAGGTTCAAGGAAACGATGGAAGTTGGTGCTCTGCCAATATCTTCGCCGACGAGGGAAGTGACACTACTCTAGTGCGTAGCGCATTTGCTACGGCGCTCCAGATTCGAGGCTCTCCGCAAGTGCTGACCGTTGATGGCGCCGGAGGCGTGGTGACCAGTTATCCATCCGAGTTGATCCACTTCCAGGTACGCGCCGAATCCGGCGAGATCGTCACACTCGAGGGGTCTACCATGCAGAAGGTTGCCAGCCCAGCTCCGACGACCGACTGGAGTAAAGAGAAGATGCGGTGGCCACATCTACTAGATCTGCCGGTAGGAGAAGTCGGAGGCGAGGTTGACGTCCTCATCGGGACGGACCATCTTCATCTACTTGCTGCCCGTGAATCAAGAGAAGGTGAAGATTACGAGCCGATCGCGTCCAGAACCCGTCTTGGATGGATTATTCGAGGCGTTACAGACAGAGATGCTCGTGCTCTGGCCGTCcgtagttttattatttctggcCGGACACAATTGGATCTGTTAACTTCCGAGATGCGTCGCTTCTGCGACACGGAGGCGTTCGGAACGGAATACAGGCAAGGCTGTCTATCTCCCGACAACCAAAGAGCGATGGCGTTCGTGAAGGAGAAACCAGATTGGTCGAAGATCCCGATCACCCCCCGTCATATTCCGCAGTTGTGTGAATTGGTTGATAGGTTCCCGAGTCCCGTGCGACAGTGCCAAGAAGATTCATTTTTAGAAGAATTACATCGACTCCGGATGAAGAAGCCGCTTTATTCTACCTCCTCTCTTCTTGCACTCGCGCCGATCTTAGGTGAAGACTGCCTCCTCCGTCTAGGCGGACGTGCCGGTCGGGCACGCCTACCTTATGATCAGCTACACTCGCCGTTTCTGCTGGGCCGGCATCCGCTCACGGAGAAAATTGAGGAGTTGCCGAAATTCATGCAAGCCTCTCGCATCAAATGGACATTTCAACCTCCGCGCACCCCACGTTCCGGTGGAGCTCACGAGTCGTTAGTCAAGTCTACGAAGAGAGCACTCTACAATTCCCTAGAACAGGAGAAAGGCGCGTTTCATCATCCAACGGAAGATGTTTTACATACTCTGCTCTACGAAGTAGCCGGTCTCTTGAATACCCGGCCATTGACCTACGCAAGCTCAGATCCTTCTGACTTCCGGCCATTGACGCCCAACGATTTTCTGAATCGAGCTCCTACCGCTTATCCACCTGCCGGACAATATGATGATGCTCAGCCACGAGACCACTATCGGTACCTTCAGCGCTCCCTCAACCTCTTCTGGGATATCTGGAAGACCGTCTATCTACAATCCTTGGCCGCGAGAAAGAAGTGGAAAATTCGTCGCCCAAATCTGGAAATCGGAGACGTCGTGTTGGAGATCAACAAAGGTTTCGGAAGAGGTGTCTGGAGCATCGGTCATGTCGTTCAAACGTTTCCGGGTCCCGACGGCTGCGTGAGAGCAGTAGATGTCCAACTTCCGTCAAGAATATTTCGCCGCGGGATCACAGAACTTTGCTTGCTTGAAACCAGCTCGGCCGTTCCGGCCTCGGGGGAGGATGTTTCTGCGAAATcgcaataa